The window CCTGCGATGCGCTGGTCCTGATTGCCTATTCCATCGGCAGAATCGATTACCATAATGATTATGTCCGATCTTTCAAGCGCATCGATAGCTCTCATTACACTGTAGTATTCTACGTTCATTACCTTGACTTTGGACTTCTTCCTTATGCCCGCGGTATCGATAAAGGTAATTGGCGTTTCATCAATGACCACCGTTTCATCAACTGTGTCGCGCGTAGTGCCGGAAACTTCTGTCACAAGACTTCTAGGGCTGCCCACAATCCAATTGAAAATAGAGGACTTTCCCGCGTTGGGCTTTCCAACAATCGCGATTTTCAGTCCAGATTCATCATTGTCTTCAAGTTCAACAGAATGGCCGAGAGAAATAAGACGATCGAAGATCTCGTCCAAAAGTATGTCGATGTTCAGACCGTGAGCAGAAGATACTTTTATTGGATCGCCGAAGCCGAGTGAAAAGATCTCATTCCCGACACTTGAGTAAAAGGAATCGGGATTCTCAACCTTGTTGGCGACAAAGACAACCTGCAAGTGCTGTTTTCTCAAGTAATCTGCCAGTTCAAGATCTGCGCTGGTGAGACCGTTTCTTCCGTCCACAACGAAAAGAATAAGATCACCCTCGCTCAGAAGCTCGAGGGTGACCTCTTTCATCTTCTCTTCGACTATGTTTTCCGGATTCTCAAAAAGGCCGCATGTATCGACAAGCTGAAAGGTACGCTGCTGCCAGTCGACTCTTCCCACAGTGAAATCACGTGTTACACCGGGAATATCATCTACTATGGCTCTCCTGCCGCCTACAAGTCTATTGAATAAAGTTGACTTTCCCACATTTGGTCGTCCAATAATGAGGACGGTGGCCACTAGAGGCTTTCTCCTTCTTCCTCAAGTTGATTCTTGATCATCTCTCCGAGGCTGTTGGAGTTTACTGTCCCGCTTCCATTGCCATTTAGATCCTTAAGTACCTTTTCGGTTTCGGCCGCTTCTTTGTCTTTAATTAGCTGCCTTATGGAAACAACCATGTTTCTCGTATCGTTGTCTGGATCGTAAACCAGTCTTATTACTTTGAATTGATCGTGTCTGCCGACTTCAACCAAGTCTTCGATGTTTTCGGTTCTCTCCAGAGAGACCTGAGAAACTGGCAAGAATGCTTCGACTCCGTAGGAATCGATCATTATTATCGCACCTGACTTCGTCAGTCTGGTGACGGTGCCGGTAACGTGATCACCAACGGAAAGTTCTTCGGAAACCTTTTCCCAGGGATCGGAAGTAGCCTGTTTGATACTAAGTCTCATTCTTCTGTTGACCCTGTCTATGGAGAGTATCTTGATATCTATCTCGTCGCCTTCTTTCACTACATCTTCTATCCTGTCCACGAAGTTCCATGAGACTTCCGAGACGGGCACAAAACCAGAGACATACTCTTCCAGTTCGAGAATGACGCCGGTGGGAAGGACCTTCGCAGTCCTGGCCTTCAGGATGTCACCTTCCTTGTATTTGTCTCCAATGCTTTCCCAGGGATCGCCCATCGCTTCTCTGTAAGAGAGAGAAAGCGTTCTCTTCTCCTCGTTTATCTCCTTAATGTTTACCTTCACTTCGTCTCCAACTTCCACAACGCTCTTCAGATCCTTCTTTATATTTCCCCAGAAAACCTCCGAGATATGGACAAGACCCTCCACTCCGGGCTCTAGTGAGACGAAGAAGCCGAACGGCGTAATATTCTTCACAGTGCCGACGACAGTCGAATCGACCTCGTACCTCTCGCTTAGTGTCGACCATGGATCCTCGCTCATCTGTTTAAGAGACAGGGAGATCTTCTTTTCTTTTTCATCTATGCCTATTACCTTTGTCTTGACTGTCTCTCCGGGCTTGAGCAGATCACCTATTCTCACACTGGCATCCCAGCTCATTTCCGAGGCAGGAATCAGCGCGGTCACGTTGTCGTTCAGTTTGACGAAAGCTCCGAAGTTCTTTATCGACTCGACAGTTCCTTCAAGTTCCTGACCGACTTCAATTGTCTGGAAATAGGCCTTTATTGCCTCTTCCTGGAATGCGCGAAGAGAAACAACAACATTGATACCGTTTCTCTGTCTCTTGAATCTGATTACTTTGAACTTCAAAGTTCCTTCAGGTGCCGGGTCGCCCTTTCGGATTCCGGATTCGGAGCCTGGAAGAAAGGCCGGGACACTCTTGACAAGTCTTACATTGTATCCTGCATTTGTCTCTGAGACAATCTTTCCGTCTATCGCCTTGCCTTCTCTGTAAGCCTTTTCCACCTTGCTGACTGCCTGTCTTGCGTGAACTCTCTTCTCGGAGACCGTACTTCTACCTTCTTCTTCGTTGGTCTTTATGACCATGACTTCTATCTTATCTCCAACGTTGTACTCTTCAATATCATTTACCAGCTGATCCGAGGGAACGAACCCATCGAGTTTTCCGTCCATTATCACCATCAAGCCGTCTGGCTGGACGGAGAAAACCTCTGCATCCTTTCTACTGCCTTTCCTAACTGAGGAAACATCCATCTGTTCAAATATCTCCTCCATGCTCAGGTTTTCATCTTGCCGATTCATTTTCTCTTCCATTGTCGGTTACCTCCCTATTATTGTCTATGTAATCCAGTATCTTCTGGATTTGCTCGTACGGAGTTGATGTGCCGCTAATCAGAGCAACCTTCCCCATATCGCCTCGAGGAAGATCCTTCAAATCTGTGACGTGAAGCGCCTTTTTACCGAGTCTTTGGACTATCTTAACTAG of the Mesotoga infera genome contains:
- a CDS encoding S1 RNA-binding domain-containing protein, coding for MEEKMNRQDENLSMEEIFEQMDVSSVRKGSRKDAEVFSVQPDGLMVIMDGKLDGFVPSDQLVNDIEEYNVGDKIEVMVIKTNEEEGRSTVSEKRVHARQAVSKVEKAYREGKAIDGKIVSETNAGYNVRLVKSVPAFLPGSESGIRKGDPAPEGTLKFKVIRFKRQRNGINVVVSLRAFQEEAIKAYFQTIEVGQELEGTVESIKNFGAFVKLNDNVTALIPASEMSWDASVRIGDLLKPGETVKTKVIGIDEKEKKISLSLKQMSEDPWSTLSERYEVDSTVVGTVKNITPFGFFVSLEPGVEGLVHISEVFWGNIKKDLKSVVEVGDEVKVNIKEINEEKRTLSLSYREAMGDPWESIGDKYKEGDILKARTAKVLPTGVILELEEYVSGFVPVSEVSWNFVDRIEDVVKEGDEIDIKILSIDRVNRRMRLSIKQATSDPWEKVSEELSVGDHVTGTVTRLTKSGAIIMIDSYGVEAFLPVSQVSLERTENIEDLVEVGRHDQFKVIRLVYDPDNDTRNMVVSIRQLIKDKEAAETEKVLKDLNGNGSGTVNSNSLGEMIKNQLEEEGESL
- a CDS encoding ribosome biogenesis GTPase Der, with the translated sequence MATVLIIGRPNVGKSTLFNRLVGGRRAIVDDIPGVTRDFTVGRVDWQQRTFQLVDTCGLFENPENIVEEKMKEVTLELLSEGDLILFVVDGRNGLTSADLELADYLRKQHLQVVFVANKVENPDSFYSSVGNEIFSLGFGDPIKVSSAHGLNIDILLDEIFDRLISLGHSVELEDNDESGLKIAIVGKPNAGKSSIFNWIVGSPRSLVTEVSGTTRDTVDETVVIDETPITFIDTAGIRKKSKVKVMNVEYYSVMRAIDALERSDIIIMVIDSADGIGNQDQRIAGLAEKNGKATIAVFNKCDLVDERRKKALSKTFKQDLYFIDYSPVVFTSTLTGEGMDELLDNIMLVTKKIDLRIPTGLLNTLLQRYSEGTPAPGKGKKRGKIYYGAQIAGRPPIIMLNVNDPALFTEPYLRGIRNSIRLNFDPFDGTPIFLKLRRKR